From the Pediococcus acidilactici genome, the window TGATAGACGGGTGTCTTCAATTTTTAAATGCATCAGCATTCCACCTCGTTCAAAAGATTAACCTTACTTATGTTAGCATAACTAAAACTCTCGCCAAGTTTTGAATTTAGGATTTGTTAGAAACCTGTATAATGGATTGGTAAGAATAATTGAGGATGGTGTTATAAATGAAAAAAGTAGTTAGCTTTGCAGGGTTCGATACCTTGTTCAACGTGCAACCTTTTTACGAAGCGGTTGGACGGATTGGCAACCGCTACGACATTGACGAAAAAAAGGTTCGGGATACTTACCGCCAAAAAGAACGGGCTTTAATGCAACAAAGTGAATTTATGAAGTACTCTAAACTAATGGAAGTGGCTCTAAACGAAACTGCCGAAGAACTAAACTTCACGATTGACCCCAGTGATTTCAGTGACGTTTTAATTGCCCACACGGTAATGGAGCCGTTCCCCGATGCACCAACTGCACTATATAACATTAAGGAAAAAGGCTATGAGACTGTCTTACTGACCAACCACTCTAAAGACTTAATTCAAGCTAACGTGGTCAAACTGGAACATAATTTTGATCAAATCATCACTGCTGAAGACGTTCAGGCTTACAAACCTAACGCACGATTCTTTGCATACGCTGCCCAACAATTAGGCGACGTTGACGAACACGTTCACATTGCGGTTGACCCTACTAAGGATATTCAACCGGCTCAAGCAGCTGGCTGGCAAGTAATCCAAATTGACCGCCAGGACGATAACGCTCAGGTAGCTTCCTTGATGGACGCTGCAGAACAATTAGGTTAAGGCAGCTAACAGTTAAAAAACTATGAACGAATTCATAACCAATAAAAAAGGAACCAGAACTTAAACTCTGGTTCCTTTTTTATTTAAAACGGTAAACGCACTACGGCAAAACGTCATTGATTTAAGGTTGTCGGAGTGTGACACCTTGCCAACCAAGGGGTGTTTAAATTGCTTCTGACCAATAGTATCTCTCCGTTTAAATAGAGATAGTCTCGCATCATTTTAATAGCCCACTTTAATAGTTTAACGTGTGATATAATCTCCGTAGAGTGTATAACCTATTGTTCATCCTTCTAATATGAGAAGAACATAAACACTACGCTGTTTAACTAGGAGTTAAAAAACAATGACTACTGTACCTAAAAACAATATTATTCTAGGTGAATTTTTAAAAGGCTTTTATGACCCACAATTCACATGGGATGCGAAAGAAACTAACGGACTGACCGACATTTGCCAACCACTAGCCCAATCCGCCGCTTACTATGATATTCCTGTCTACATTTTAGCTAACGACATTGATCAAAAAGCACAAGCCAATCTACACATTGAACCTGTGAAAGTTAATCCTCAGCGATATAAATTAACCCTATACTTTATCCGTTGGGAAATTGCGTTAAATTTTTTGGTTGAGCATCCTGAATTTGAAAAAGTGGCTTTAGTTGATGCTACTGACGTTACGTTACTCAATTATCCTTTTGACCAAGTGGAAGATGAGATTTTATATTTTGGCGATGAAATTAACTACTTAGATGCGGGGATTATTAAAGGGGATGCCAAAACGCCCAAAATGAGAGACTTTTTCGAGGAAAATCCTGAATTACAACTGCTCAACCCAGGGGTAATTGTGGGGACACGGCAAACAATCATTGAATTTTTGACAATCTTCGTTAGCATCTTTAACCGTGTTCAAATAGAAGAAATGCGGGACGTACCGGACCAGCAACTTGGAAATTATGAAATGGCCTTGGTTAACTACGTTGCTTACCGATACTTCTATAGCCGGATTAGGCATGGCCGCAAAGTTAGTACTTTATTCATGTACAACGAAGGCACTAGTAGCGCATGGTTTAAGCACAAATAACGGGTGGTAAAAATGGATATTAATAAATTAATGCATATACTTGATAATCAAGAATGGACTGTTGAAAATGCAGGAGCTGACGGAACTGGCTCAGTGATTTATATGGGGCAAAACCAGGGAATTTTAATTCTAAAATTAAATCCCAATGGAACGATTTCCTTTCCAACCCGGATGGGTTTTCTTCCTCCTGAGTATCGTAATTGGCAGTTTAACGAAGCTCAACAATTAGTTGAGCTCATGGATAAAGATCACCAAATAACAACAAGTTTCCATACTCCCAAAGAGGAGGGCTTACATTTAGTCATGCGGGAGCAAGATCCGCAGGGAGTTCCACGAAGATTAGTCACGCGCCCTAAACTATTTAAAAATGCAAAAAAGCAAATCATGCCTAATCCCCAATTAAATGCTGGAAAAATGATTTTAGCTAAAAACTACCATCCTGACTCAGAATTGGGAAACATCGTAAAAAACTATGTTTTGGGAGTTCACCGCATCCAAAACGACCTTGATCATCTGCCTGGTATTAGGGAATCTCTTAACTACCTAATCGAACATCCGGCTTTAAAAGAAGTTGCTGTTATCAGTGACCCCAATGTACAAGATAACCCGTTTGCAGAACTAGCACTTTCAAAAATTAAGGCAAACGTTTCAGGAACCGTTCTAGTTGCTTCGCGAGGGTTGATGATTGAATTGTTGGGACAAGTACTGATCGAAGCTTACCACCAAGCCTTTGAACATCAAATCATGCAAGATGAAGACGTTTCAGTTTCAATTAAAGATACTTTGGAAACTAAGTTTAAAGAGCGGGTACAATGGATATAAATTTAATTGAACTAAGTGAATACTAGGAGGTTGGGAAAAATTTCCAGCCTCTTTTTGATTACTAAAACCGCCCCTTTTTACCAAAGCGGGTATTTTTTTAGGATGTAGTTACTTTTCAGATTTAAAAAACCACTTAAACCCCTTAAAAAGCCCGTATTATAGCATTTTCTTGTGATTGTTCTCGACAAAACTTTCTATTTCTAAATCACTTACAAATAGTTTATAATTATCTTGAAGTTCAGAAAGCGCTTTCTTAAACTTCATCATTCTTAAATATTTATGGAGGTACAGACATGGCAGATAAATACATTCTGGCCATCGACGAGGGGACCACTAGCACGCGTGCGATCATATTCGATCATGCTGGGCGTAAAGTTGCCGATGCGCAACGTGAATTTACGCAATATTTCCCTAAGCCGGGGTGGGTAGAACACAATGCCAACGAAATTTGGAATGCCGTTTCGTCTACGATTGCTAATGCTTTTATTGACTCAGGCATCAAGCCCAGTCAAATTAGCGGAATTGGGATTACCAATCAACGTGAAACGACCGTCATTTGGGACAAAAAAACTGGTTTGCCAATTTATAACGCAATCGTGTGGCAATCGCGACAAACTGCCGATATTGCCGACCAACTAATTAAAGACGGCTATGGCGACCTGATTCACCAAAAAACCGGCTTGGTAACCGATGCCTACTTCTCCGCAACTAAGATTCGTTGGATTCTTGACCACATTAACGGCGCTCAAGAACGTGCCGAACGCGGTGAACTCCTTTTTGGCACCATCGACACGTGGCTAGTTTGGAAACTAACCGATGGTGCTGTTCATGTGACTGACTACTCCAACGCTAGCCGGACCATGCTTTACAACATTCACGAGTTGAAATGGGACTCCGAGATTTTGCAATTATTAAACATTCCTGAAGCCCTCCTGCCAGAGGTTAAGCCAAATTCGATGATTTACGGTAAGACCAAGGATTACCACTTCTATGGTAGCGAAGTTCCGATTGCGGGGATGGCTGGTGACCAACAGGCGGCCCTCTTCGGTCAACTCGCGTTTGAACCCGGCATGGTCAAGAATACTTATGGGACCGGCGCCTTTACCGTAATGAACATTGGTGAGCAACCGCAATTATCCGATAATAATTTATTAACCACCATTGGTTACGGTATTAATGGCAAGGTTTACTATGCTTTGGAAGGAAGCATTTTTGTGGCCGGTTCGGCAATCCAGTGGCTGCGGGACGGAATGCAGCTCTTCAAAAAGGCTTCCGATTCAGAAGCCGCCGCGTTAGCTTCGCAAAATGAAAACGAAGTCTACGTGGTTCCCGCCTTTACTGGTTTAGGGGCGCCGTATTGGGATTCTGATGCTCGGGGAGCCGTATTTGGAATCACCCGCGGAACGACTAAAGAAGACTTTATCAAAGCGACCTTACAATCCCTGGCATACCAATCTCGGGACGTCCTTGACACGATGAAACGTGATTCAGGAATTGACATCCCGGCAATGCGAGTGGACGGCGGCGCCTCCAACAACAATTACCTAATGCAATTTCAGGCCGATATTTTAGGAATTGAAATTCACCGGGCCCACGATTTAGAAACCACCGCGCTGGGGGCGGCCTTTCTAGCTGGACTGGCCGTTGGTTATTGGCAAGATCTCGATGAACTAAAAGCCGAATACCAACCCGGGAAGGTTTTTAAACCACAAATGGATGCAGAAGAACGCCGCGAC encodes:
- a CDS encoding HAD-IA family hydrolase is translated as MKKVVSFAGFDTLFNVQPFYEAVGRIGNRYDIDEKKVRDTYRQKERALMQQSEFMKYSKLMEVALNETAEELNFTIDPSDFSDVLIAHTVMEPFPDAPTALYNIKEKGYETVLLTNHSKDLIQANVVKLEHNFDQIITAEDVQAYKPNARFFAYAAQQLGDVDEHVHIAVDPTKDIQPAQAAGWQVIQIDRQDDNAQVASLMDAAEQLG
- the glpK gene encoding glycerol kinase GlpK, whose translation is MADKYILAIDEGTTSTRAIIFDHAGRKVADAQREFTQYFPKPGWVEHNANEIWNAVSSTIANAFIDSGIKPSQISGIGITNQRETTVIWDKKTGLPIYNAIVWQSRQTADIADQLIKDGYGDLIHQKTGLVTDAYFSATKIRWILDHINGAQERAERGELLFGTIDTWLVWKLTDGAVHVTDYSNASRTMLYNIHELKWDSEILQLLNIPEALLPEVKPNSMIYGKTKDYHFYGSEVPIAGMAGDQQAALFGQLAFEPGMVKNTYGTGAFTVMNIGEQPQLSDNNLLTTIGYGINGKVYYALEGSIFVAGSAIQWLRDGMQLFKKASDSEAAALASQNENEVYVVPAFTGLGAPYWDSDARGAVFGITRGTTKEDFIKATLQSLAYQSRDVLDTMKRDSGIDIPAMRVDGGASNNNYLMQFQADILGIEIHRAHDLETTALGAAFLAGLAVGYWQDLDELKAEYQPGKVFKPQMDAEERRDLYQGWQEAVAATRKFKHQPRKAN